The Chiloscyllium plagiosum isolate BGI_BamShark_2017 chromosome 8, ASM401019v2, whole genome shotgun sequence genome includes a window with the following:
- the LOC122552355 gene encoding adhesion G protein-coupled receptor E2-like codes for MAEELAEGCHQVMMIIRKASTDATSQTHCCFGLSGMKALTDMDQLHLSILSWITYFGLSLSLLCLLVSIVTFFGCQAIQNINTTIKAHLCLSLFLAELLFLVASSIDTRTVNFILLSLSLWILREKISSLNADVSTIKESRVLTFKAMAQFILLGCFWVFGLFQFKEGTIGMTYLFTILNVLQGIFIFCVYCLLNKQIRREYHKLLKRIYSPQKQEMPQSSSYTMNTSNVMILNTVNEPVTKSEIFWMNSQTEENAQESLKSTVQLQLG; via the exons ATGGCAGAGGAATTGGCAGAAGGGTGCCACCAAGTCATGATGATTATTCGGAAGGCCAGTACAGACGCAACAAGCCAAACG cATTGCTGTTTTGGACTATCTGGAATGAAAGCACTGACGGATATG GACCAGCTGCACCTCTCCATTCTCAGCTGGATCACCTATTTTGGATTGTCTCTATCCTTGCTGTGCCTCCTGGTGTCAATTGTGACCTTCTTCGGCTGCCAGGCCATTCAAAACATCAATACCACCATCAAGGCACACTTGTGTCTGAGTCTCTTCCTGGCAGAACTGCTATTCCTGGTAGCAAGCTCCATCGACACACGCACG GTGAATTTCATTCTGTTGTCACTATCACTCTGGATCCTGAGAGAGAAGATTTCCAGTCTGAATGCGGATGTTTCAACTATTAAGGAATCCAG GGTACTCACGTTCAAAGCAATGGCCCAGTTTATTCTGCTCGGCTGTTTCTGGGTCTTCGGCTTGTTTCAGTTTAAGGAGGGGACCATTGGTATGACCTACCTGTTCACCATATTAAATGTTCTCCAGGGCATATTCATTTTCTGCGTTTACTGCTTGCTAAACAAACAG ATAAGGAGAGAATACCACAAGTTGTTAAAGAGAATTTACAGCCCACAGAAACAAGAAATGCCACAATCAAGCTCTTATACCATGAATACATCCAATGTCATG ATACTTAACACGGTGAATGAACCTGTAACTAAGTCAGAGATCTTCTGGATGAACTCACAGACAGAGGAAAATGCCCAAGAATCACTGAAATCCACTGTACAGCTCCAACTGGGTTAA